Proteins encoded by one window of Chloroflexaceae bacterium:
- the rpsF gene encoding 30S ribosomal protein S6: MRERRRDYELMFIISPLAASDEGVAAVVERVRQAIESNGGEVQSVNHSSPWGRRKLAYPIREYVTGEPSRRNFTEGYYVLMHFSLSAARVIEVERTLKLTDTILRYLITVVEQKGSSSAPVAEVEEEAETVEPIGESDEG; this comes from the coding sequence GTGCGCGAACGTCGTCGTGACTACGAGTTGATGTTCATTATCAGCCCCCTGGCAGCGAGCGACGAGGGGGTGGCGGCAGTAGTGGAACGGGTACGGCAGGCCATCGAGTCGAATGGCGGCGAGGTGCAATCAGTGAACCACTCGTCGCCGTGGGGCCGGCGCAAGCTGGCTTATCCTATCCGCGAGTATGTGACCGGCGAGCCCAGCCGCCGTAATTTCACCGAGGGCTACTACGTGCTGATGCACTTCAGTCTCAGCGCCGCCAGGGTGATCGAGGTGGAGCGAACCCTTAAACTGACCGACACTATCCTGCGCTACCTGATCACCGTTGTGGAGCAGAAAGGTTCTTCCTCCGCGCCGGTTGCCGAAGTAGAGGAGGAGGCCGAGACGGTCGAGCCGATTGGCGAGAGCGATGAGGGGTGA
- a CDS encoding single-stranded DNA-binding protein: MARDLNKVMLIGRLGTDPEMRYTASGNPVTTFRLAVGRQWRDNAGEIHDETEWFNIVTWNRLAETCNQYLTRGARVYLEGRLQTRSWEDQQSGQTRYRTEVIASDLIMLDSRSSREPDDYPPPRETHRPQRGGAQPPPPPDIGDEDIPF; the protein is encoded by the coding sequence ATGGCACGTGATCTGAACAAAGTCATGCTGATCGGACGCCTCGGCACCGATCCCGAGATGCGCTACACCGCCTCGGGCAACCCGGTGACGACGTTTCGCCTCGCCGTAGGGCGGCAATGGCGCGACAATGCTGGCGAGATCCACGATGAGACCGAGTGGTTCAACATTGTGACCTGGAACCGCCTGGCTGAGACCTGCAACCAGTACCTGACCAGAGGCGCGCGGGTTTACCTGGAAGGTCGCCTCCAGACCCGTTCGTGGGAGGATCAGCAGAGCGGCCAGACGCGCTATCGCACCGAGGTGATCGCCAGCGATCTAATCATGCTCGATAGCCGTTCCAGCCGCGAGCCCGATGATTACCCGCCGCCGCGCGAAACGCACCGCCCGCAGCGGGGCGGCGCGCAACCTCCGCCGCCGCCTGACATTGGTGATGAGGATATTCCGTTCTGA